A single genomic interval of Aneurinibacillus sp. REN35 harbors:
- a CDS encoding GNAT family N-acetyltransferase, whose product MQYRGETKRFRLERFTSPSLHSWGENIPEIKKEGMEAEVSVDFGWGHLIFGQTFDDHDKLIDLFLEEKTGRRDLAIYVRHHHVLLSKAPNLLFVDPSITFRLWLHNYRMPKRRHGGFNIRFMMDRKDAERVNEIYRKSGMVEADPEIMIKNQYTQTFNYFVAEDPTDGEIIGTITSIDHKAAFNDPDNGASFWALAVDPERRARGVGRALVRAVAEYYLAKGRSYLDLSVLHSNKKAIALYKALNFEQIPVYVIKRKNDINEVYYTGGPQP is encoded by the coding sequence ATGCAATACCGAGGAGAGACTAAACGATTTCGCCTAGAACGCTTCACTTCCCCCTCACTGCATAGTTGGGGCGAAAACATTCCGGAGATAAAAAAAGAGGGAATGGAAGCGGAGGTGTCCGTTGACTTTGGTTGGGGTCATCTCATTTTTGGGCAGACTTTCGATGATCATGATAAGCTCATCGATCTCTTCCTCGAAGAAAAGACGGGCCGACGTGATTTAGCTATCTATGTACGGCATCATCATGTTCTGCTGTCAAAAGCGCCGAATCTTCTATTCGTCGATCCATCCATTACATTTCGTCTTTGGTTGCATAATTATCGGATGCCAAAACGGCGGCATGGCGGATTTAACATTCGTTTTATGATGGATCGGAAAGACGCAGAGCGTGTCAATGAAATTTATCGAAAAAGCGGTATGGTTGAAGCTGATCCTGAAATTATGATCAAAAATCAATATACCCAGACATTTAACTACTTTGTGGCAGAAGACCCGACAGACGGAGAAATCATCGGCACCATCACAAGTATTGATCATAAGGCTGCATTCAATGATCCAGATAATGGCGCAAGCTTTTGGGCTCTTGCCGTCGACCCAGAACGTCGTGCCAGAGGTGTGGGTCGAGCGCTCGTTCGAGCCGTAGCTGAATATTATTTGGCTAAGGGACGAAGTTATCTTGATCTATCCGTACTGCATAGCAATAAAAAGGCAATTGCTTTATACAAAGCGCTTAATTTTGAACAAATTCCTGTCTATGTAATTAAACGAAAAAACGACATTAATGAAGTGTATTATACAGGAGGGCCTCAACCTTGA